Proteins encoded in a region of the Triticum dicoccoides isolate Atlit2015 ecotype Zavitan chromosome 3A, WEW_v2.0, whole genome shotgun sequence genome:
- the LOC119270366 gene encoding uncharacterized protein LOC119270366 produces the protein MGKEAGDQRQRPPDGGAGGGGAEGSRRCGYGGAVRLQCVAALVLGAAVLLSALFWLPPFAGRAGRGPPAATDPFAITDDIVASFRLQKNVSELRGNMSKLVLDIYAEVGVPNSIVAVDLLHPLAGSNWTNVIFSIVPYPKNLTISSMGLSIIRSSFMSLVVRQSTLHLTKSLFGNSSSFEVLKFPGGITIIPPQHAFPPETLHATFNFTLNCPIYKVQDRTDELKDQMKKGLLLNSNENLYFKLGNLQGSTILPPTIVETYIVRVVGNHQPSVPRMKQLAQTITNSSKGNLGLNHTVFGRVKQISLSSYLNRSLHSRGSSDAPSQAPMQHHGHHGHHHHHHGHESNRHLAPAPIPIHTPRYVAPPPSGCPYKAKNRVPVTPAAEPVANDHRSTHPAASPPHPLSPSSVHHPPRDPNMHSRSPVPSPPVLPEPPLPTVSFSHAHPPSERATGAGPSAGMSLAPAPHSSNASRRLSCQWVLVPLIYTLLWSLL, from the exons ATGGGGAAGGAGGCCGGGGACCAGCGCCAGCGCCCGCCCGACGGGGGCGCCGGCGGAGGCGGCGCCGAAGGTAGCAGGCGATGCGGGTACGGAGGGGCGGTGCGCCTGCAATGCGTGGCGGCGCTCGTGCTGGGCGCGGCCGTGCTGCTGTCCGCGCTCTTCTGGCTGCCGCCCTTCGCGGGCCGCGCCGGGAGGGGCCCGCCCGCCGCGACGGATCCCTTCGCCATCACAG ATGATATAGTGGCAAGTTTTAGGCTGCAGAAGAATGTTTCCGAGCTCAGGGGAAACATGTCCAAGCTCGTATTGGACATCTATGCGGAAGTCGGCGTCCCTAACTCCATT GTGGCTGTGGATTTACTACACCCATTAGCTGGATCGAACTGGACAAATGTCATCTTCAGCATTGTGCCTTATCCAAAGAACTTGACTATATCATCAATGGGGTTGAGCATTATTAGGTCATCTTTTATGTCCTTGGTTGTGCGGCAGTCAACACTCCACTTGACCAAGTCCCTGTTTGGGAATTCATCATCCTTTGAAGTGCTTAAATTCCCTGGAGGAATAACAATAATTCCTCCGCAGCACGCCTTTCCTCCTGAAACACTCCATGCAACTTTTAATTTTACTCTGAATTGCCCAATCTACAAAGTGCAAGACAGAACTGATGAATTAAAGGATCAAATGAAGAAAGGGCTACTACTCAATTCTAATGAG AATCTTTATTTCAAATTGGGAAATTTGCAAGGATCAACAATTCTTCCTCCAACTATTGTTGAGACCTACATTGTTCGTGTTGTTGGGAATCACCAGCCATCTGTACCAAGGATGAAGCAGTTGGCCCAAACAATTACTAATTCATCTAAAGGGAACCTTGGTCTGAACCACACCGTATTTGGCAGAGTAAAGCAGATAAGCCTTTCCTCCTATCTTAATCGTTCTTTACATAGCAGGGGCAGTTCTGATGCACCTAGTCAAGCACCAATGCAACATCATGGTCATCACggccatcatcaccatcaccatggtcATGAAAGCAACAGGCATTTGGCTCCTGCTCCTATCCCGATACATACACCCAGATATGTTGCTCCACCTCCATCTGGGTGTCCATACAAGGCAAAGAACAGGGTTCCTGTGACGCCAGCTGCCGAGCCAGTAGCCAATGATCACCGTTCTACTCATCCTGCTGCTTCACCACCTCATCCATTATCACCTTCTTCTGTTCATCATCCTCCACGTGATCCTAATATGCACAGTAGATCTCCCGTTCCGTCCCCTCCAGTTCTTCCCGAGCCGCCTTTGCCCACTGTTTCTTTTAGTCATGCACACCCTCCAAGTGAGCGTGCAACAGGAGCCGGTCCTTCTGCTGGAATGTCTTTGGCCCCTGCACCGCATTCAT CTAATGCTAGCCGGAGGCTCTCCTGTCAATGGGTCCTGGTACCCCTCATATATACCCTGCTTTGGAGCCTACTATGA